A single genomic interval of Anopheles marshallii chromosome 2, idAnoMarsDA_429_01, whole genome shotgun sequence harbors:
- the LOC128715254 gene encoding protein misato, translating to MAREILTFQLGNYSNYIGTHWWNIQESSFNYDPNAKPSEIDHSILYREGQTRQRQVTFTPRLLMVDLNGTLKHVPRTGDLYEQPIDPEQISSDPAEVTDIGWETGKVEVIKKEKSAGKHPYQADLQAGSSNDSEEATEKDYNFSNTVENWIDFSYTRYHPRSLNIIERYTHTKEESQLDTIMNGMELWKDYDFQDDFTDRVRQYIEECDGCQGFQMLFDCCDGFSGLAIKLLEHLQDEYSKSSLIFPVFSPKAPMFKNADEAMSDSIRVINTALAFAQLSEQCSLFVPLSTMSRCWRDVTKPRSLPNLVYDPTNFYQTSAILASFLETVTLRYRLKGSITAGAGSYISGMCSDLNAYGRKMAAAGLIFPFPLGDTQDLIDCLDQLDGKSLTVQLSPNVNVGNRAVVQSVCARGLPQNRLKRPPTAKSAQRQQIMPAYRCNNVSEMLQFFYSCSLEISMTHVTSVQSPMTVRQPFPVELFDKRVGYNGFLTDCPLAQASALYVQHCPALAAIQSSSDLGDGLNALHREVSRIRLPKIPRFAECGLEEVDYKESIERLLEFKENYDENYEL from the exons ATGGCACGTGAAATCTTAACATTCCAATTGGGCAATTATTCCAACTACATCGGTACGCATTGGTGGAACATACAG GAATCTTCATTCAACTATGATCCCAACGCAAAACCgtcagaaattgatcattCGATCCTGTATCGAGAAGGTCAAACGAGACAACGACAGGTTACCTTCACACCACGCCTGCTGATGGTTGATTTGAATGGGACTCTGAAGCATGTGCCACGCACTGGCGACCTGTACGAACAACCGATTGATCCGGAACAAATATCATCGGACCCTGCGGAGGTTACTGACATCGGATGGGAAACTGGAAAGGTTGAGGtgataaagaaggaaaaatccgCTGGGAAACATCCTTACCAAGCGGACCTTCAGGCCGGAAGTTCCAACGACAGCGAGGAGGCAACGGAAAAAGATTACAATTTTTCCAATACGGTTGAAAATTGGATAGATTTTAGCTACACCCGATACCATCCGCGAAGTTTAAACATCATCGAAAGGTATACACACACCAAGGAAGAATCCCAACTCGATACTATTATGAACGGTATGGAGCTGTGGAAGGATTACGACTTTCAGGACGATTTTACTGACCGTGTGCGGCAGTACATCGAAGAGTGCGATGGTTGTCAGGGATTTCAAATGTTGTTCGATTGCTGTGATGGATTTTCTGGACTAGCAATCAAGCTGCTCGAGCATCTGCAGGATGAGTACAGCAAATCCTCGCTCATATTTCCAGTATTTTCGCCCAAGGCaccaatgtttaaaaatgcCGATGAAGCCATGAGCGATTCTATACGCGTTATTAATACAGCACTTGCTTTTGCACAATTATCCGAACAGTGTTCGCTGTTTGTGCCCCTATCAACTATGAGCCGCTGCTGGCGCGATGTGACCAAGCCACGTTCGCTTCCTAACCTTGTTTACGATCCTACCAATTTCTATCAAACATCCGCCATTTTGGCGAGCTTCTTAGAAACAGTAACGTTGCGCTATCGATTAAAGGGATCGATTACAGCCGGTGCAGGAAGTTACATTTCCGGCATGTGCAGCGATTTGAATGCCTACGGACGAAAGATGGCTGCAGCCGGACTAATCTTTCCCTTTCCATTAGGTGACACGCAAGATTTAATAGACTGTCTCGATCAATTGGATGGTAAAAGCTTGACCGTTCAGCTTTCTCCAAACGTTAACGTGGGCAATCGTGCCGTCGTACAATCCGTGTGTGCCCGAGGATTGCCACAGAATCGTCTAAAGCGGCCCCCAACAGCCAAATCTGCCCAACGGCAACAGATAATGCCTGCGTACAGATGCAACAATGTGAGCGAAATGTTACAATTCTTCTATTCCTGCAGTCTCGAGATCAGCATGACGCACGTAACTTCGGTTCAGAGTCCTATGACCGTGCGGCAACCGTTCCCGGTGGAACTGTTCGACAAACGAGTTGGCTACAACGGTTTCCTCACCGACTGTCCATTGGCGCAAGCTTCTGCGCTGTACGTACAGCATTGTCCGGCTTTAGCTGCAATTCAATCGTCGTCTGATTTAGGGGATGGCCTCAATGCGCTTCATCGTGAAGTTAGTCGAATTCGGTTACCGAAAATACCACGATTTGCTGAGTGTGGTTTGGAGGAGGTGGACTACAAGGAATCGATCGAACGACTGTTGGAGTTTAAGGAAAATTACGATGAAAACTACGAACTGTAA
- the LOC128708091 gene encoding general transcription factor IIF subunit 1: MSVPSNSKSSTGGQPGASGSGAPVSVQEFVIRVPKNLKKKYHVMRFNATLNVDFTQWRTVKMERENNQKEFKGIEEVMPKFGAGSEFNRDLREEARRKRFGIIAKKYKPEAQPWILRAGGKSGKMFRGIREGGVGENAAFYVFTHAPDGAIEAYPLNEWYNFQPINRYKALSAEEAEQEYGRRKKTMNYFSLMFRKRLKKGEDNDGEEQEETKSKKGEGGKSKDLKISDMDEWIDSDEMSSSGDDDDEGKPKQKDSDDDAMDKKAKNKKKALADSKKKKRDVDEEAFEESDDGDEEGRELDYISDSSDSESDHDAKVVKEMKSVAEEDALRKLLTSDEDSEEEEKKSEEDEEKEDEKNGKSKEKDKDGKEKEGKEGKKKKKAKKNKSKKSESDKKDSSSDFSSDSSDSDTASPKKKLKDKKSKDGISSNLSSANNSRSASPSLSQFDSNKRKMTGSNMPTTDLTGSDNSNSPVSTPAKKVKTDITPSLPPTFAGIVNATSKDDYGITEEAVRRYLMRKPMTTTELLTKFKNKKTGVSSEKLVETMTQILKRINPVKQTIQGKMYLSIKVPK, encoded by the exons ATGAGTGTACCATCG AACTCGAAGAGCAGCACTGGCGGTCAGCCAGGTGCTTCGGGTTCGGGGGCTCCAGTTTCGGTGCAGGAATTTGTGATTCGTGTGCCCAAGAATCTGAAAAAGAAGTATCATGTGATGCGGTTCAACGCTACGCTGAATGTAGATTTCACCCAGTGGCGGACGGTGAAGATGGAGCGTGAAAACAATCAGAAAGAGTTTAAGGGAATCGAAGAAGTGATGCCCAAGTTTGGTGCCGGGTCGGAGTTCAATCGTGATTTGCGTGAAGAGGCACGCCGCAAGCGATTCGGTATAATCGCAAAGAAGTACAAACCCGAGGCCCAGCCCTGGATTTTACGTGCCGGCGGTAAGAGTGGCAAAATGTTTCGCGGCATCCGGGAGGGTGGAGTTGGCGAGAATGCAGCGTTTTACGTGTTTACCCATGCGCCGGACGGAGCGATTGAGGCGTATCCGTTAAACGAATGGTACAATTTCCAGCCAATAAATCGTTATAAGGCACTGTCGGCGGAAGAAGCCGAACAGGAGTACGGCCGGCGCAAGAAAACGATGAACTACTTCTCCTTGATGTTCCGCAAGCGTCTAAAGAAAGGGGAGGACAATGATGGCGAAGAACAAGAGGAAACGAAGAGCAAGAAAGGCGAGGGTGGCAAGAGCAAGGATTTGAAGATCAGTGACATGGACGAGTGGATCGATTCAGACGAGATGTCCTCTTCCggtgacgacgatgatgaggGAAAGCCGAAACAAAAGGATAGCGACGATGATGCCATGGACAAGAAGgcaaagaacaaaaagaaagcgcTGGCAGACagtaaaaagaagaaacgagACGTTGATGAGGAAGCGTTCGAAGAGTCAGATGATGGTGACGAGGAAGGGCGCGAGCTGGACTACATATCGGACTCGAGTGACAGTGAGTCTGATCACGATGCCAAGGTGGTGAAGGAGATGAAATCCGTGGCTGAAGAGGACGCGCTGCGGAAACTGTTGACCTCAGATGAAGACTCGGaggaagaggaaaagaaatcagaggaggacgaagagaAAGAAGACGAGAAGAACGGCAAATCGAAGGAGAAAGACAAGGAtggcaaagaaaaggaaggcAAGGAgggcaagaagaagaaaaaggccAAAAAGAACAAGAGCAAAAAATCGGAATCCGACAAAAAGGATTCGTCCAGTGATTTCAGCTCGGACAGTTCGGATTCGGATACCGCTAGCCCTAAGAAGAAATTGAAGGACAAAAAGAGCAAAGACGGTATTAGTTCCAATTTGTCCAGTGCAAACAATTCGCGCTCTGCATCGCCGAGCCTAAGTCAGTTTGATTCGAACAAACGCAAGATGACCGGCTCTAATATGCCAACGACAGATCTGACGGGTTcggacaacagcaacagtccTGTGTCCACGCCGGCCAAGAAAGTGAAGACGGACATTACACCATCGCTTCCGCCCACGTTTGCTGGAATCGTTAACGCGACTAGCAAAGA TGATTACGGTATAACCGAAGAGGCAGTTCGACGGTACCTGATGCGCAAGCCGATGACTACAACGGAACTGCTAACCAAGTTTAAGAACAAGAAAACGGGAGTCTCCAGCGAGAAGTTGGTGGAAACAATGACCCAAATATTGAAACGCATCAACCCGGTCAAGCAGACGATACAGGGCAAAATGTATCTTAGTATAAAGGTACCGAAGTAA
- the LOC128719277 gene encoding splicing factor 3B subunit 6: MALSMQKRNNVRLPPEVNRVLYVRNLPYKITSDEMYDIFGKYGAIRQIRVGNTPETRGTAFVVYEDIFDAKNARDHLSGFNVCNRYLVVLYYQSTKAFKQLDVDKKQEELDQMKAKYNISTEELKK, from the exons ATGGCGCTCTccatgcaaaaaagaaacaat GTTCGTTTACCTCCGGAAGTGAATCGAGTGCTGTACGTGAGGAACCTTCCATACAAGATAACATCGGATGAAATGTACGATATTTTCGGAAAATATGGTGCCATTCGACAAATTAGAGT AGGAAACACACCAGAAACTCGTGGTACCGCCTTTGTCGTGTACGAGGATATCTTCGATGCGAAAAACGCACGAGACCATTTGTCGGGATTCAACGTATGTAACCGGTATCTGGTGGTGCTTTACTACCAGTCGACCAAGGCATTCAAGCAGCTCGATGTCGATAAAAAACAGGAAGAACTGGACCAGATGAAGGCGAAGTACAATATCAGTACGGAAGAGTTAAAGAAATAA